In Lodderomyces elongisporus chromosome 1, complete sequence, a genomic segment contains:
- the TOM1 gene encoding E3 ubiquitin-protein ligase tom1: MKIKERDYIRRMEEMDESVRHLLDELKSASDSDFPIKLMANVHWNRARGDLLHWVPVLNRIDSILEKYITEYGLESDYPKLRLISSKDSKVICACLAFTKTLLKNCSDNQIYSSTERIYALLNTPTSDVRLKALEVAVIFGERYANAGSSRFSPPKNVKEKVLELAKSYPPLVPPDCPVRAEDERNKSSDGKTSIVGDHYNFVDTLDPEKPLPKRWKGIYFQYYKSAVSGKKDNEPSRKKRSTGPGASTATGQNGDEDGTLVEGLQTFAIPESSVAKMSLQQILSKGSESLPKSSWFQFSMMAENVKSLNSQSKEAFALREKLIQIKCLAVGYCCCTMSNQNTSFKLLEAEPYIFSFLVDAISPDSRQQIPAPVYGAAMKALECISMKRAWGRDILQSMGGNVNHGILFQCLRNIRESASTNQQGFEEEIHMPFFNMLSHMIKTKSLLPRLTSGGLLLDLIPFLDLDSKYQWTCSAAVYLLYLCMSGTPDSIDTFIANDGFTKLINAVGKQVDLHLTNPHYDSSLGEVPQYTTIPIRSVNLLKNLMRLVADLLNSDHGDRLRNLFDSPILGSFNKIFTHPLTFGPQILSFTVDSVFYIIHNEPTAFSILNEAQVVNTLLNNYGSLFLPSSQLVMSLAEVLGAISLNKAGLDKVIENNSVEVFFKYFFDLKVARVMVDSDMATNVGCSIDELGRHYSQLKPIILDQTLKLIEKMPEYVDQRLKGVQLYQPPQGEAKGLFFESKSETISVNFRNEEVNSSNDDQNNDSKNGTESQVHSWDNGAYTFMLDNVYFFLSGLFQDSGQWGADAVKKIPFDAWLKFLTLQNAPYDYFLSNGLTALLVTLKYLDEEDAEYSIHKMTDELADQLKTDIVSKYINYEGDGSFFASISQDEANSLIQHLNTINILLFMLTEIYINLALDSDRIRQILQIFGVHSFLGGSLCKFLSRSITEEAILQATTPDEVLKLTSNFPADSPPLQIYSSDPSKKEANTLGTNAKFKNVLQLRTLNYYSQGYISLVLATTVRACLPKRHDHPIDQSRRDGVEILLSIAQGLTDAFNTGLHQQQQQQQHENENEHDSKLFVHEMYLLVLSNIILYILSQKEKGKDVVYTPFAIALFQLGFFESLNKAAISMWNSLLNMDVEEVKATLDLKYIKSVPGSIVKNASSQMFLIYARIVNADDVAPISFVKGYFHTGYSSNIDAEVISSFLIQIRGEALELLTSLVSRENAAIFKDSESCKNVPSPLIDQLVHIAQNVFKGDKESNRAEFVPLDTRLVSPPEDQVAYLISLGMTESQANHYFDHHKNVRDLSIGIPMTCPIFSDIKEDQWKAFADEYASADVDFSIELKEFTKVSKILEKREKSWSTHTWLDIATLYPRATPAIANLFTTLSKKNVFSEILCEANKFPEKIGGERFAVLLRLIALVLRTNVSNAAFPKELTNLFQRIHITQENVNEEYAQYLMALFEQILLYQDVPDAEETKHASIIPKTLSYFGEKEKLMDTMLESLTQIKDVKDGKTANTIARVLAIYAKHYAYATEIASLPLIASLLKSVRDESLEKLVRESLKTSLVLIFRGSFETRDVIHSIMKYEVDGVFARGYRQTKSLRAMLKDNFQLVFRDPKALTDVLETEIILDAFSGSQPLSHDIKVTKTKPDPKLKTSISSTAGAAGAPDAPDAPASANSIPTTTISATGEPDHRSGAASQDGVDKSTINAYAVNFLMLELMDIAKKDVYSDPKNDEQETTSKDAKKPDLNSNPNFAYACYLLQTLAELLASYKQAKFNFLTYSRKKQAETKLRFTSLNFFMHQLIPTQPFEDVSETVAERKRAISSLAKVALMSLVSTQLLDDEEVLKSKKEDPDLALIRRFVVDLLLKVLKETSTSTALARDRYGKLLDLLDLTTTFISSKNRESLASALDKESTKHDLFYMTRVYSEKQMSTTLTSLIAEFDLNYPDIEKVVKSALKPITILGKNKIDYQESFAEEGNGEGDEDDIVPDDEDNEEERDDTPDLFRHSTLGMYDLEVESEEDDYDEDGLEVVMSGDDIDGDSLSDLSAEDSGVDDDDDDDDAHGDMEEEDDMGEGVDIEMRSRASDDDDDDDDSGDDSEGSSLDDIEIIDELDIDSSDEEGDFDEDDIIVDVDGVHPGEYSDAVDDDDEEEEDDDSSSYDEEELEGWIEELEGDASDDQTSSAPRASRRRMVQGDDDRDVDDESDGNASDFEGDEDEGDGLGGTGTRTGTGRGFEVRMVTPDHGLRRIFNQADLTQFSGNPGNAFSMLVDGLFRDSSFRGTIDYDNQGRVGIPSIGTLFESMLHMGHGHGEGGHIFKCHIKSTKERWSEAVSMFDPPNIDLMIEKIIPGIVNRIEGPSIEAYRKRQEELDRIKKEQEEKRRKQIEEEQKRLEEEAEAAAARRRQQSENAASDAGDTEAEGATAQRDPVFVRIGDRDVDISGTDIDPDYIMALPEDMREEVLASYVRERRANATRSNSDAREIDPDFLDALPGNVREEILQSESFARRYASMSSGSRNVFEDAMDGFGEIDEEEDDDDGQDVDEEEDEDEEDESNLGEDNVGENGGNESSRRRHHHRRSRRRSSAANNAGTNRTSKAKNSSKIYFTPLVDKAGIASIVRLIFSPLPIPQREQIFQTLHYICHNKQSRVDIINMMLSVLSEGFTSHKSMQMMFSQVCSRASNRDGKWKLPQNTTPISVAIQFIESVDYLLERNSHLRYFLLAEHDNPYLSKKQSKKVGKEGKFQINFLIKLLNNRLLADDQTFADILARVLQLSTRPLNGFKNIANDQTPPFPYPFIPDDNFGLIVKILTANECSNSTFRQTISAMQNLSVLSNAQKLFTQELSERASEYGGKIIVDLHKLTKELAEGEATNAKSFMNFSAHSSDQAKLLRVLTALDYMHEKKNDKKENQAQEPEGEIEELTKLYKSLSLGTLWDALSECLRVLEKNPSLIYIANALLPLIEALMVVCKHCKVANLSLSQTNNVNNGNNNNNTSNAAKYELKKVDFTKEPIESLFFSFTDEHKKILNSMVRANANLMSGPFGMLVKNPRVLEFDNKKNFFDRKLHENKEEQPKLAVDVRREQVFLDSYRSLFFKNKDEFKNSKLEITFKGELGIDAGGVTREWYQVLSRQMFNPDYALFTPVVSDSNTFHPNRTSYINPEHLSFFKFIGRIIGKAIYDNCFLDCHFTRAVYKRILGQPQSLKDMETLDLEYYKSLLWMLENDITDVITETFSVETDDYGEHKVIDLIENGRDTPVTEENKHEYVKKVVEYKLQTSVEEQMENFLIGFHEIIPKELVAIFDEKELELLISGLPDIDVHDWQLHSTYSNYSPSSLQIQWFWRAVKSFDNEERARLLQFATGTSKVPLNGFKELSGASGTSKFSIHRDYGSTDRLPSSHTCFNQIDLPAYENYETLRGALLMAITEGHEGFGLA; the protein is encoded by the coding sequence ATGAAGATTAAAGAGAGAGATTATATTCGTCGAATGGAGGAGATGGACGAGTCTGTTCGTCATCTCCTCGACGAGCTAAAGAGCGCTAGTGATTCGGATTTTCCCATCAAATTGATGGCAAATGTGCATTGGAACCGCGCAAGAGGTGATCTCTTGCATTGGGTGCCAGTGCTCAATAGAATTGATCTGATATTGGAGAAATACATTACGGAGTACGGTTTGGAAAGCGATTATCCCAAGTTGAGGTTGATTTCAAGTAAGGATTCCAAAGTGATCTGCGCGTGTTTGGCATTTACAAAGacacttttgaaaaattgctCAGACAACCAGATTTACTCAAGTACAGAAAGAATTTACGCGTTACTCAACACCCCAACATCAGACGTTAGATTAAAAGCTCTAGAAGTTGCCGTGATTTTTGGCGAGAGATACGCCAATGCCGGCTCTTCTAGGTTCTCACCACCGAAAAAtgtaaaggaaaaagtcTTGGAACTTGCCAAGTCTTACCCCCCATTAGTACCACCAGACTGTCCAGTACGTGCGGAGGACGAGCGAAACAAGAGTCTGGATGGTAAAACAAGCATTGTTGGAGACCACTATAACTTTGTCGATACTTTAGATCCTGAAAAACCTTTACCAAAAAGATGGAAAGGTATTTATTTCCAGTACTACAAGTCTGCAGTATctggaaaaaaagacaatgaACCCCTGCGAAAGAAACGATCTACAGGACCAGGGGCATCGACGGCAACAGGGCAGAACGGCGATGAGGATGGCACTCTTGTTGAAGGGTTGCAAACATTTGCCATTCCGGAAAGCCTGGTTGCTAAGATGAGCTTGCAACAAATTCTTAGCAAGGGAAGTGAGTCCTTACCTAAAAGTTCCTGGTTCCAGTTCCTGATGATGGCGGAAAATGTCAAGTCCTTGAACAGTCAATCCAAGGAGGCATTTGCATTGAGAGAGAAGCTTATTCAAATCAAATGCTTGGCCGTTGGTTACTGTTGCTGTACCATGTCAAACCAAAACACCTCGTTCAAGTTACTCGAAGCCGAGCCCTATATTTTCAGCTTTTTGGTCGACGCCATACTGCCGGACAGTAGGCAACAAATACCAGCGCCAGTTTATGGTGCGGCAATGAAGGCGTTGGAGTGTATAAGTATGAAGAGGGCATGGGGAAGAGATATTTTGCAGAGCATGGGCGGGAATGTCAATCATGGAATATTGTTTCAGTGTTTAAGAAATATTAGAGAACTGGCATCGACAAATCAGCAAGGTTtcgaagaagaaattcaCATGCCCTTTTTTAACATGCTTAGCCATATGATCAAGACCAAAAGTTTGTTGCCTCGTTTAACTTCAGGCGGGTTGCTCCTAGACTTGATTCcatttttggatttggattcAAAATACCAATGGACATGTTCTGCTGCTGTTTACTTGCTATATTTGTGTATGTCAGGAACGCCAGATTCAATTGATACTTTTATTGCGAATGATGGGTTTACGAAACTCATTAATGCAGTTGGAAAGCAAGTAGATTTGCATTTAACCAATCCACACTATGATTCGTCTTTAGGTGAAGTACCACAATATACTACGATCCCAATACGAAGCGTCAATTTGCTCAAAAACTTGATGCGTCTTGTTGCCGATCTACTCAACTCTGATCACGGTGATAGGCTTCGTAATCTTTTTGACTCGCCTATATTAGGCAGTTTTAACAAGATATTCACTCACCCTTTAACTTTTGGACCGCAAATCTTATCTTTCACGGTAGACTCGGTCTTTTACATTATCCATAATGAGCCAACagctttttcaatattgaaTGAGGCTCAGGTTGTCAATACGTTGTTGAACAATTATGGGTCCTTATTCTTACCTTCTAGTCAGTTGGTCATGTCTCTTGCGGAAGTTCTTGGTGCAATTTCATTGAACAAAGCCGGCTTGGATAAAgttattgaaaataatagCGTTGAggtatttttcaaatactttttcGACTTGAAAGTGGCAAGGGTAATGGTTGATTCCGATATGGCTACAAATGTTGGATGCTCAATTGATGAATTGGGTCGCCATTACTCACAATTGAAGCCAATTATTTTGGACCAAACATTGAAattaattgaaaaaatgcCTGAATATGTCGATCAGCGATTGAAAGGCGTGCAACTCTACCAGCCACCACAAGGGGAAGCAAAAGGTTTGTTCTTTGAAAGTAAATCAGAGACGATTTCGGTGAACTTTAGAAACGAAGAAGTAAATAGTTCAAATGATGACCAAAACAATGATTCTAAGAATGGTACTGAAAGTCAAGTGCACAGTTGGGATAATGGTGCTTATACTTTTATGCTCGATAATGTTTACTTCTTTCTTAGCGGATTATTCCAAGATAGTGGTCAATGGGGTGCAGATGCTGTGAAGAAAATACCTTTTGATGCTTGGCTCAAATTTTTGACGCTACAAAATGCACCATACGATTACTTTTTGTCCAATGGTCTTACCGCATTATTAGTAACACTCAAGTATCTTGATGAAGAGGATGCAGAGTATTCTATTCATAAAATGACAGATGAATTGGCAGATCAATTAAAAACAGATATAGTTTCAAAATACATCAACTATGAAGGCGACGGATCCTTTTTTGCAAGCATTAGTCAAGACGAAGCTAACTCTTTGATTCAACATTTAAACACTATAAATATCCTATTGTTTATGTTGACTGAGATTTACATCAATTTGGCTCTTGACTCTGATAGGATCAGACAAATCTTGCAAATATTTGGAGTTCATTCATTTTTAGGTGGCAGTTTGTGCAAGTTCTTGCTGCGCAGCATTACCGAAGAAGCTATATTACAAGCTACAACTCCAGATGAGGTTCTTAAGTTAACATCAAACTTTCCCGCAGATAGTCCGCCGCTCCAGATCTACAGTAGTGATCCTTCGAAAAAAGAGGCAAACACTTTGGGAACAAATGCAAAGTTCAAGAATGTTCTCCAACTTCGCACTTTGAACTACTATTCGCAAGGATATATTTCCCTTGTATTAGCCACAACTGTGAGAGCATGTTTACCAAAGCGTCATGACCACCCAATAGACCAGCTGAGACGTGATGGAGTTGAAATTTTGTTGTCAATTGCACAAGGCTTAACTGATGCGTTTAATACTGGCCTTcatcagcagcaacagcaacagcaacatgaaaatgaaaatgaacatGACTCAAAATTATTTGTCCATGAAATGTATTTGCTAGTCTTGTCCAATATCATCTTGTACATTTTGAgccaaaaggaaaaaggcaAGGATGTTGTTTACACTCCGTTTGCTATTGCATTGTTCCAGCTTGGgttttttgaaagtttGAACAAGGCGGCTATTTCCATGTGGAATAGCTTACTAAACATGGACGTTGAAGAGGTGAAGGCCACGTTGGATTTGAAATATATAAAGTCTGTTCCGGGTAGTATTGTCAAGAATGCATCAAGCcaaatgtttttgatttatGCCAGGATCGTCAATGCTGATGATGTGGCACCTATATCATTTGTCAAAGGTTATTTCCATACCGGTTACTCTTCAAATATAGACGCCGAGGTTATATCATCGTTTTTGATTCAAATTCGTGGTGAAGCTCTTGAGTTGTTGACAAGCTTGGTTTCTAGAGAAAATGCTGCAATATTCAAAGATTCCGAATCTTGCAAAAACGTGCCTTCGCCATTGATTGATCAATTGGTTCATATTGCACAAAACGTATTCAAGGGAGATAAAGAGCTGAATAGGGCTGAATTTGTGCCATTAGATACTCGTTTAGTGTCTCCTCCAGAAGATCAAGTTGCATACTTGATCTCATTGGGAATGACGGAGTCGCAAGCAAATCATTATTTCGACCACCACAAAAATGTACGAGACTTGAGTATAGGAATTCCCATGACGTGTCCTATTTTTCTGGATATAAAGGAAGATCAGTGGAAGGCATTTGCCGATGAATATGCTTCAGCTGATGTCGACTTTAGTATCGAGCTCAAAGAATTTACAAAGGTTCTGAAGATTcttgagaaaagagaaaagtcATGGTCTACCCATACATGGCTTGATATTGCCACTTTATATCCTCGCGCTACACCAGCTATTGCCAATCTCTTCACTACTTTGTCTAAGAAAAATGTGTTTTCTGAAATTTTGTGTGAAGCCAACAAGTTTCCTGAGAAGATTGGTGGTGAACGCTTTGCCGTTTTACTTCGTTTGATAGCGTTAGTTTTGCGAACAAATGTATCGAATGCGGCATTTCCAAAAGAGCTTACAAATCTTTTCCAACGTATTCACATTACTCAAGAAAATGTTAATGAAGAGTATGCTCAGTATTTAATGGCACTTTTTGAGCAAATCTTGTTGTACCAAGATGTACCAGATGCAGAGGAGACAAAGCATGCTTCGATCATTCCCAAGACTTTATCTTATTTTggagagaaggaaaagctTATGGATACTATGCTTGAGTCACTTACGCAAATAAAAGATGTAAAGGATGGCAAAACAGCCAACACTATTGCTCGAGTATTGGCCATATATGCTAAACATTATGCATATGCAACTGAGATTGCTAGTCTTCCTTTGATAGCCTCGCTTTTGAAATCGGTCAGGGACGAGTCTCTTGAGAAACTTGTTCGTGAATCTTTGAAAACAAGTTTGGTTCTTATTTTCCGAGGCTCTTTTGAAACTCGCGATGTAATACATTCAATCATGAAGTATGAGGTTGATGGTGTTTTTGCAAGGGGCTatagacaaacaaaaagtttaaGGGCGATGTTGAAGGATAATTTCCAACTTGTGTTTAGAGACCCAAAGGCGTTAACCGATGTATTGGAAACGGAAATTATACTTGACGCATTTAGTGGATCACAGCCTCTTTCACATGATATCAAGGTAACGAAGACTAAGCCTGATCCTAAATTAAAAACATCAATATCATCAACAGCTGGTGCAGCTGGTGCTCCAGATGCTCCAGATGCTCCAGCTTCAGCAAACTCAATACCTACAACTACGATTTCTGCAACGGGAGAGCCTGACCATCGTTCAGGAGCTGCTTCCCAAGATGGTGTTGATAAGTCAACAATAAATGCATATGCAGTGAATTTCCTCATGCTTGAATTAATGGATATTGCCAAGAAAGATGTTTATTCCGATCCAAAGAATGATGAACAGGAGACTACTAGCAAAGATGCGAAAAAGCCAGATTTAAATTCTAATCCAAACTTTGCTTATGCATGTTACCTTTTGCAAACCTTGGCTGAGTTATTGGCTTCCTACAAGCAAGCCAAATTTAATTTCTTGACGTATTcgagaaagaaacaagcagAAACAAAGTTGAGATTTACTTCgttgaatttttttatgCATCAATTGATTCCAACACAGCCATTTGAAGATGTTTCTGAAACTGTTGCTGAGCGGAAGCGTGCAATTTCATCACTTGCTAAAGTTGCATTGATGTCCTTGGTGTCAACACAGCTacttgatgatgaagaagtatTGAAACTGAAGAAAGAGGATCCCGACTTGGCTTTGATTAGAAGGTTTGTTGTGGATTTACTtttgaaagttttgaaagaaaCATCGACTCTGACTGCTTTAGCAAGAGATAGGTATGGTAAATTGCTTGATTTGTTGGACTTGACTACAACATTTATCTCTTCGAAAAATAGGGAGTCACTTGCTTCTGCTTTGGATAAAGAGTCGACAAAGCATGACTTGTTTTATATGACTAGAGTTTATTCTGAGAAGCAAATGTCAACTACATTAACGAGTTTGATTGCTGAATTTGATCTAAACTATCCTGacattgaaaaagttgttaaATCTGCGTTGAAACCTATTACCATATTGggaaagaataaaattGATTATCAAGAATCTTTTGcagaagaaggaaatggAGAAGGAGACGAGGATGATATTGTTccagatgatgaagataatGAGGAGGAAAGAGATGATACTCCGGATTTGTTTCGTCACTCTACATTGGGAATGTATGATTTGGAAGTTGAaagtgaagaagatgattatgatgaagatggttTAGAAGTGGTTATGTCTGGAGATGATATTGACGGTGATAGCTTATCTGACCTTTCAGCAGAAGATTCTGGAgtcgatgatgatgatgatgatgatgatgctcATGGCGAtatggaagaagaggatgacATGGGAGAAGGTGTTGATATTGAAATGAGAAGCCGTGCTTCtgacgacgacgatgatgatgatgattcgGGCGACGACTCCGAAGGTAGTAGCCTTGATGATATTGAAATCATTGATGAATTGGATATCGATTCTAGTGACGAAGAAGGAGATTTTGATGAAGACGATATAATCGTTGATGTGGATGGAGTGCACCCTGGCGAGTATTCCGAtgctgttgatgatgatgatgaagaagaagaagatgatgattcTAGCAGctatgatgaagaagagctAGAGGGTTGGATTGAGGAACTCGAAGGTGATGCCAGTGACGATCAAACATCTTCAGCACCTCGTGCTTCGAGAAGACGTATGGTTCaaggtgatgatgatcGTGATGTCGACGATGAGTCAGATGGCAATGCTAGTGATTTTGAAGGTGATGAGGACGAAGGGGATGGACTAGGAGGAACAGGAACAAGAACAGGAACAGGTCGTGGATTTGAAGTTAGAATGGTTACCCCAGATCATGGATTGCGCAGAATATTTAATCAAGCTGATCTTACTCAATTTAGTGGTAACCCCGGTAATGCATTTTCGATGCTCGTGGATGGACTTTTCCGAGACAGCAGTTTTAGAGGCACGATTGATTATGACAACCAAGGTCGTGTTGGCATTCCCAGCATTGGAACTCTCTTCGAGAGCATGCTTCATATGGGTCATGGCCATGGTGAAGGTGGCCATATTTTCAAATGTCATATAAAATCAACCAAGGAGCGTTGGTCTGAAGCTGTTTCCATGTTTGATCCACCAAATATTGATCTcatgattgaaaaaatcatTCCTGGTATTGTCAATAGAATTGAAGGTCCAAGTATTGAGGCATATAGAAAAAGGCAAGAAGAGTTGGATAGAATAAAGAAGGAacaggaagaaaaaagacgtaaacaaattgaagaagagcaaaaacGTCTTGAGGAAGAGGCTGAGGCAGCTGCTGCAAGGAGGAGACAACAAAGCGAGAATGCTGCAAGTGATGCAGGAGACACGGAAGCAGAAGGAGCAACTGCTCAGCGTGATCCAGTGTTTGTTCGAATTGGAGATAGAGATGTGGACATTAGCGGCACCGATATCGATCCTGATTACATAATGGCTCTTCCTGAAGACATGAGGGAAGAAGTGCTTGCGCTGTATGTTCGCGAAAGACGAGCAAATGCAACAAGAAGCAATTCGGATGCGCGTGAAATTGATCCAGACTTTTTGGATGCATTGCCAGGAAATGTACGTGAGGAAATTCTCCAGCTGGAATCATTTGCTAGACGATATGCATCAATGAGTAGTGGTTCACGAAATGTGTTTGAAGATGCAATGGATGGATTTGGTGAAatagatgaagaagaagatgatgatgatggtcaGGACGTGGACGAGGAagaggatgaggatgaggagGATGAAAGCAACCTCGGAGAAGACAATGTTGGTGAGAACGGTGGAAATGAGTCTAGCcgtcgtcgtcatcatcatcgtcgtaGCCGTCGCCGTTCAAGTGCAGCCAATAATGCGGGCACAAATCGTACAAGTAAAGCAAAGAACAGTAGTAAGATTTACTTTACCCCACTTGTTGATAAGGCGGGTATTGCATCTATTGTGCGTCTTATATTCTCGCCTTTGCCAATTCCTCAAAGAGAACAAATTTTCCAAACGTTGCATTATATTTGCCATAACAAGCAGAGCAGAGTtgacatcatcaacatgaTGCTTAGCGTTTTGAGTGAGGGTTTCACTTCTCACAAGCTGATGCAAATGATGTTTTCGCAAGTTTGCAGTCGCGCTTCCAATAGAGATGGTAAATGGAAGTTGCCACAGAATACCACACCTATCTCTGTAGCCATTCAGTTTATTGAGTCTGTTGATTATTTGCTTGAACGCAATAGTCATTTGAGGTACTTTTTATTGGCAGAGCACGATAATCCATATTTGTCAAAGAAGCAAAGCAAGAAGGTTGGCAAAGAAGGGAAAtttcaaatcaattttctcattaaattgttgaataaTAGATTACTCGCAGACGATCAAACTTTTGCGGATATTTTGGCAAGAGTCCTTCAATTATCCACACGTCCATTGAATGGGTTCAAGAATATCGCAAATGACCAAACTCCGCCCTTTCCATACCCTTTTATTCCAGATGATAACTTTGGGCTTATTGTCAAGATACTTACAGCAAATGAGTGTTCAAATTCGACATTTAGACAAACAATTAGCGCTATGCAAAACCTTTCTGTGTTGTCAAACGCTCAAAAATTGTTTACTCAAGAATTGTCAGAACGGGCAAGCGAGTATGGAGGCAAAATCATTGTGGATTTGCACAAGTTGACAAAAGAGTTAGCTGAGGGAGAAGCAACAAATGCGAAATCGTTTATGAACTTTAGTGCTCATTCCTCTGATCAAGCCAAGTTATTGAGGGTATTAACTGCTCTTGATTACATGCAcgagaagaaaaatgataaaaaggaaaatcaAGCACAAGAGCCGGAGGGCGAGATTGAAGAATTGACCAAGCTTTACAAAAGTTTATCTTTGGGAACACTTTGGGATGCATTGAGTGAATGTTTGCGTGTTTTGGAGAAGAATCCAAGCTTGATCTATATTGCAAATGCATTGTTGCCATTAATTGAAGCACTTATGGTTGTTTGCAAACATTGTAAAGTGGCAAACCTTTCTTTAAGCCAAACGAATAATGTCAATAATggtaataataacaacaatacaagCAATGCTGCCAAGTATGAGTTGAAGAAGGTTGATTTTACCAAAGAGCCAATTGAATCgttgttcttttcctttacgGATGAGCATAAAAAGATCTTAAACTCTATGGTGAGAGCTAATGCCAATTTGATGAGTGGACCGTTTGGAATGTTAGTGAAGAATCCGAGAGTTTTAGAGTTTGATAACAAGAAGAATTTCTTTGACCGCAAGTTGcatgaaaacaaagaagagcAGCCTAAGTTGGCAGTTGATGTTCGTCGTGAGCAAGTGTTTTTGGATTCTTATAGGTCATTGTTCTTCAAGAACAAGGATGAATTTAAGAACTCCAAGTTGGAAATCACATTTAAGGGAGAATTGGGTATTGatgctggtggtgttactaGGGAATGGTACCAAGTGTTGAGCAGACAGATGTTTAATCCTGATTATGCCTTGTTTACTCCAGTTGTTTCGGACTCCAATACATTCCACCCTAACAGGACGTCGTACATCAATCCTGAACATTTGTCGTTTTTCAAGTTCATTGGCCGGATTATTGGTAAAGCTATTTACGATAATTGTTTCCTTGATTGCCATTTCACAAGAGCTGTGTATAAGAGGATTTTGGGTCAACCTCAATCATTAAAGGATATGGAGACCTTGGACCTTGAGTATTACAAGTCATTGCTCTGGATGTTGGAGAATGATATTACTGATGTTATTACCGAGACATTTAGTGTTGAGACAGATGATTATGGTGAACACAAGGTGATTGACTTGATTGAGAATGGAAGAGATACACCGGTCACAGAGGAAAACAAGCATGAGTATGTCAAGAAAGTTGTTGAGTACAAGCTTCAAACTTCAGTTGAAGAACAGATGGAGAATTTCCTTATAGGATTCCATGAGATTATTCCAAAGGAATTGGTTGCAATTTTTGATGAGAAGGAATTGGAGTTGTTGATTTCGGGATTGCCTGATATTGATGTTCATGATTGGCAATTGCATTCTACTTATAGTAACTACTCGCCATCGTCATTACAAATCCAATGGTTTTGGAGAGCAGTGAAGTCGTTTGACAATGAAGAAAGAGCGAGATTATTGCAATTTGCCACTGGTACCTCGAAAGTTCCGTTAAATGGTTTCAAGGAATTGAGTGGCGCTAGTGGAACAAGTAAGTTTAGTATTCATCGTGATTATGGTTCTACTGATAGGTTGCCTTCATCGCACACGTGCTTCAACCAGATTGATTTGCCAGCCTATGAAAATTATGAGACTTTAAGAGGTGCATTGTTGATGGCCATTACTGAAGGACACGAAGGTTTTGGTTTAGCATAA
- the STP4 gene encoding tRNA splicing, uptake of branched-chain amino acids, whose product MQPSFSTPSPSQFQVQQQQQQQQQPPLQQQQQQQQQPPVPPQMSISPTPSQQSQQQYHHNNNNNNHYSQSHDHYHSHDEEHHPRAEEAGEEEEVGLPSPSLSPDSKRWKPRKKRQCPECHLYFSNLATHKSTHLKPTNRPHICEFCQRGFARPNDLFRHTKCHWKEMGSDKGQFKCPFKTMGIDADSPNQQCCHNTGIFSRCDTFKNHLKAIHFQYPNGTKKEQRAKVHGKCRLCQMEFANVDDWMKNHIDTKSCTMMNH is encoded by the coding sequence ATGCAACCATCTTTCTCAACACCATCCCCATCACAATTTCAAgtgcaacagcaacagcagcaacaacagcaaccaccactacaacaacaacagcaacagcaacagcaaccacCTGTGCCACCACAGATGAGTATATCTCCAACACCATCacagcaactgcaacagcaataccaccacaacaataacaacaacaaccactaTAGCCAATCACACGACCACTACCATAGCCACGATGAAGAACATCACCCCCGAGCAGAAGAAgcaggagaagaagaagaagtaggtCTTCCCTCGCCATCTTTATCACCAGACTCGAAAAGATGGAAAccaaggaaaaagagacaatGTCCAGAATGCCACCTTTACTTTTCAAATCTCGCCACCCACAAATCAACACACTTGAAACCAACCAATCGTCCACACATTTGTGAATTTTGCCAGCGCGGCTTTGCCAGACCCAACGACTTGTTCCGTCACACCAAATGCCACTGGAAAGAAATGGGGTCAGACAAGGGCCAATTCAAATGCCCATTCAAGACCATGGGCATAGACGCAGACTCACCCAACCAGCAATGTTGTCACAATACTGGTATATTTTCCAGATGTGATACATTTAAGAACCATTTGAAAGCTATACACTTTCAATACCCCAATGGCACAAAGAAGGAGCAGAGAGCAAAGGTTCACGGTAAATGCCGATTATGCCAAATGGAGTTTGCAAATGTCGATGACTGGATGAAGAACCACATTGACACTAAATCATGCACCATGATGAACCATTAA